One window of Nymphaea colorata isolate Beijing-Zhang1983 chromosome 1, ASM883128v2, whole genome shotgun sequence genomic DNA carries:
- the LOC116247794 gene encoding uncharacterized protein LOC116247794 isoform X1 — translation MGSLLATAEHHFFRHFPNSPIFGYSMACLVIASPPLSSLSSGPKSVAVLAANPSLPRRSLLRVRCRTNKRLVYASTIFQPTYFSSVSFPFPLRIFNQPSSSSGSALVIAFLLSSVFAALAFVLKSRRKRRISERKIVSSDGNGVQLGPNHAAVSGESLLGVSGARIIFSNDGMQEEEEVTQACDSIGRPRQDSVISSLINSSNAFGRGLGFRESSMLSSPFRETSGSEFGEAGNCIVSRDAASGGISNAMAAHGQLLNEVKKLSKGVPIDKGLIYFQNVVSERFCDDIETAGNDNLSEIDLRLTNDGMEGSEEVVENTSQIVSGDTKVVVDYNSDEISDQLIDEGKEENDMVAEVSGELPISLYEESKMFSCNSEIGDDDITKEIDLWTIHDEKEDRNRPLADDERERSEEFTKRRDTSNAHLHEGSELTIGDAEMKGNVFKQNLPQTMEGETEMRDKTTEASIESIGYHNEEDGHGSMAISNHSSRNPTPVMSFSSEFGVESCLGSSTTDEQEEISDEDALRRAMPAIAMGAGIFGMLTTGVHGGLEMVGFVAATSFIAYDLLWASNRKRWWNDITKVRNREELMVFLRSRNIVNDV, via the exons ATGGGATCTCTGCTCGCGACGGCCGAGCATCATTTCTTCCGACATTTTCCCAATTCTCCAATTTTTGGATATTCAATGGCGTGCCTGGTCATCGCCTCTCCACcactctcctctctctcttccggcCCTAAGTCCGTAGCAGTTTTGGCGGCAAATCCTTCGCTCCCCCGGCGTTCCCTTCTGCGTGTGCGTTGCCGGACAAACAAGAGGCTCGTGTATGCCTCCACCATTTTCCAGCCTACCTACTTCTCATCCGTATCCTTCCCCTTCCCGCTAAGAATTTTCAACCAGCCCTCGAGTTCTTCCGGCAGTGCGCTTGTGATTGCCTTCTTGCTGTCCTCCGTCTTTGCTGCGCTCGCCTTCGTCTTGAAATCAAGGCGAAAGAGGCGCATTTCAGAAAGGAAGATCGTCTCTTCCGACGGCAATGGCGTCCAATTGGGACCGAATCATGCGGCGGTTTCTGGTGAGTCTCTGCTGGGAGTTTCTGGGGCGAGAATTATCTTTTCCAACGACGGAatgcaagaggaggaggaggtcaCTCAAGCTTGTGACTCAATTGGGAGGCCTAGGCAGGATTCAGTCATTTCTTCGTTAATCAACTCTTCAAATGCCTTTGGccggggtttagggtttagagAATCGTCGATGTTATCGTCTCCTTTTCGGGAGACTTCGGGGAGTGAATTTGGTGAGGCGGGAAACTGTATTGTTTCTCGGGATGCAGCATCAGGTGGAATTAGCAACGCCATGGCTGCTCACGGTCAATTGCTTAATGAGGTGAAGAAACTGAGCAAGGGTGTTCCGATCGACAAAGGATTGATATACTTCCAAAATGTCGTGTCGGAAAGGTTCTGTGACGATATAGAAACGGCCGGAAATGACAATCTGTCCGAAATTGATCTTCGATTGACCAATGACGGAATGGAGGGAAGCGAAGAAGTGGTTGAAAATACATCACAAATAGTCTCCGGCGATACAAAAGTAGTTGTGGACTACAATTCAGATGAAATTTCTGACCAGTTGATTGacgaaggaaaggaagaaaatgacatGGTTGCTGAAGTTAGCGGGGAATTGCCCATTTCCCTCTATGAAGAgtcaaaaatgttttcttgcaaCAGTGAAATCGGTGACGACGATATCACAAAAGAAATTGATCTTTGGACTATTCATGACGAAAAAGAGGACCGAAACCGTCCTTTGGCTGatgatgaaagagaaagaagcgAAGAATTCACAAAGAGGCGTGACACATCAAATGCCCATCTCCATGAGGGGTCAGAATTAACTATTGGAGATgcagaaatgaaaggaaatgtCTTCAAACAGAACCTCCCGCAAACGATGGAAGGGGAAACAGAAATGAGGGATAAAACTACTGAAGCTTCTATTGAATCAATAGGCTATCATAATGAAGAGGATGGCCATGGGTCAATGGCAATATCCAACCATTCAAGTAGGAACCCGACGCCAGTTATGTCCTTCAGTTCAGAGTTTGGCGTGGAGAGTTGCTTGGGGAGTTCCACAACTGACGAACAG GAAGAGATATCTGATGAAGATGCTTTACGAAGGGCTATGCCAGCAATTGCTATGGGAGCAGGCATATTCGGGATGTTAACTACTGGAG TGCATGGAGGTTTGGAAATGGTAGGTTTTGTTGCTGCCACCAGTTTCATTGCATATGATCTATTGTGGGCTTCGAATAG GAAAAGGTGGTGGAATGACATCACAAAAGTCAGAAATAGAGAGGAGTTAATGGTTTTCCTGAGATCAAGAAACATAGTAAATGATGTATAA
- the LOC116247794 gene encoding uncharacterized protein LOC116247794 isoform X2, whose amino-acid sequence MGSLLATAEHHFFRHFPNSPIFGYSMACLVIASPPLSSLSSGPKSVAVLAANPSLPRRSLLRVRCRTNKRLVYASTIFQPTYFSSVSFPFPLRIFNQPSSSSGSALVIAFLLSSVFAALAFVLKSRRKRRISERKIVSSDGNGVQLGPNHAAVSGESLLGVSGARIIFSNDGMQEEEEVTQACDSIGRPRQDSVISSLINSSNAFGRGLGFRESSMLSSPFRETSGSEFGEAGNCIVSRDAASGGISNAMAAHGQLLNEVKKLSKGVPIDKGLIYFQNVVSERFCDDIETAGNDNLSEIDLRLTNDGMEGSEEVVENTSQIVSGDTKVVVDYNSDEISDQLIDEGKEENDMVAEVSGELPISLYEESKMFSCNSEIGDDDITKEIDLWTIHDEKEDRNRPLADDERERSEEFTKRRDTSNAHLHEGSELTIGDAEMKGNVFKQNLPQTMEGETEMRDKTTEASIESIGYHNEEDGHGSMAISNHSSRNPTPVMSFSSEFGVESCLGSSTTDEQSAEGSMFGTLVITGKNRA is encoded by the exons ATGGGATCTCTGCTCGCGACGGCCGAGCATCATTTCTTCCGACATTTTCCCAATTCTCCAATTTTTGGATATTCAATGGCGTGCCTGGTCATCGCCTCTCCACcactctcctctctctcttccggcCCTAAGTCCGTAGCAGTTTTGGCGGCAAATCCTTCGCTCCCCCGGCGTTCCCTTCTGCGTGTGCGTTGCCGGACAAACAAGAGGCTCGTGTATGCCTCCACCATTTTCCAGCCTACCTACTTCTCATCCGTATCCTTCCCCTTCCCGCTAAGAATTTTCAACCAGCCCTCGAGTTCTTCCGGCAGTGCGCTTGTGATTGCCTTCTTGCTGTCCTCCGTCTTTGCTGCGCTCGCCTTCGTCTTGAAATCAAGGCGAAAGAGGCGCATTTCAGAAAGGAAGATCGTCTCTTCCGACGGCAATGGCGTCCAATTGGGACCGAATCATGCGGCGGTTTCTGGTGAGTCTCTGCTGGGAGTTTCTGGGGCGAGAATTATCTTTTCCAACGACGGAatgcaagaggaggaggaggtcaCTCAAGCTTGTGACTCAATTGGGAGGCCTAGGCAGGATTCAGTCATTTCTTCGTTAATCAACTCTTCAAATGCCTTTGGccggggtttagggtttagagAATCGTCGATGTTATCGTCTCCTTTTCGGGAGACTTCGGGGAGTGAATTTGGTGAGGCGGGAAACTGTATTGTTTCTCGGGATGCAGCATCAGGTGGAATTAGCAACGCCATGGCTGCTCACGGTCAATTGCTTAATGAGGTGAAGAAACTGAGCAAGGGTGTTCCGATCGACAAAGGATTGATATACTTCCAAAATGTCGTGTCGGAAAGGTTCTGTGACGATATAGAAACGGCCGGAAATGACAATCTGTCCGAAATTGATCTTCGATTGACCAATGACGGAATGGAGGGAAGCGAAGAAGTGGTTGAAAATACATCACAAATAGTCTCCGGCGATACAAAAGTAGTTGTGGACTACAATTCAGATGAAATTTCTGACCAGTTGATTGacgaaggaaaggaagaaaatgacatGGTTGCTGAAGTTAGCGGGGAATTGCCCATTTCCCTCTATGAAGAgtcaaaaatgttttcttgcaaCAGTGAAATCGGTGACGACGATATCACAAAAGAAATTGATCTTTGGACTATTCATGACGAAAAAGAGGACCGAAACCGTCCTTTGGCTGatgatgaaagagaaagaagcgAAGAATTCACAAAGAGGCGTGACACATCAAATGCCCATCTCCATGAGGGGTCAGAATTAACTATTGGAGATgcagaaatgaaaggaaatgtCTTCAAACAGAACCTCCCGCAAACGATGGAAGGGGAAACAGAAATGAGGGATAAAACTACTGAAGCTTCTATTGAATCAATAGGCTATCATAATGAAGAGGATGGCCATGGGTCAATGGCAATATCCAACCATTCAAGTAGGAACCCGACGCCAGTTATGTCCTTCAGTTCAGAGTTTGGCGTGGAGAGTTGCTTGGGGAGTTCCACAACTGACGAACAG AGCGCAGAGGGAAGTATGTTTGGAACTCTCGTCATCACAGGAAAAAATAGAGCATGA
- the LOC116262414 gene encoding peroxidase 3-like yields the protein MGSLAFFAFALLGLLGASHAELQLGFYDHVCPQAESIIQGFVKEHIPNAPPLAAALLRLHFHDCFVRGCDASLLLNSTKNSTAEKNAAPNMSLRGFSFIDAIKSKVEEACPGVVSCADIVALVARDAVAVIGGPYWKVPTGRRDGTVSLASEALANIPAPTLNFTGLKANFANKSLNVKDLVVLSGAHTIGITHCNFVSNRLYNFTGKRDQDPALDKFYAANLKAYKCKTPADNSTILEMDPGSFRTFDTHYYTNVVKRRGLFTSDSSLLTDSTSKSYIDGILSGSIDFFKEFALSMEKMGQIEVKTGTEGEIRKVCSLVNY from the exons ATGGGTTCCCTTGCATTCTTTGCCTTTGCTCTTTTAGGCCTTCTTGGCGCTTCCCATGCTGAACTTCAACTTGGGTTCTACGATCATGTCTGCCCACAAGCTGAGAGCATCATTCAGGGGTTCGTGAAGGAACACATCCCCAATGCGCCACCTTTGGCAGCTGCATTGCTTAGACTGCACTTCCATGACTGCTTTGTGAGG GGCTGTGATGCATCTCTGTTGCTGAACTCCACCAAGAACAGCACAGCCGAGAAGAATGCGGCACCAAACATGAGCCTGCGAGGATTTAGTTTCATTGATGCCATCAAGAGCAAGGTGGAAGAAGCATGTCCGGGAGTGGTCTCATGCGCAGACATTGTTGCATTGGTGGCAAGAGATGCAGTTGCTGTCATA GGAGGGCCATACTGGAAAGTTCCCACAGGCCGCAGAGATGGAACTGTTTCATTGGCATCTGAAGCATTAGCCAACATCCCTGCTCCAACACTCAACTTCACCGGTCTAAAGGCCAATTTTGCGAACAAGAGTCTTAATGTGAAGGACCTAGTTGTGCTGTCAG GTGCACATACCATTGGCATTACCCACTGCAATTTCGTCTCAAACAGGCTTTACAACTTCACCGGAAAACGTGATCAAGACCCAGCTCTCGACAAATTCTACGCCGCCAACCTCAAGGCCTACAAGTGCAAGACACCTGCAGATAACTCCACAATTCTGGAAATGGATCCCGGGAGCTTCAGAACCTTTGACACTCATTACTACACCAATGTGGTCAAGAGAAGGGGTCTGTTCACGTCCGACTCCTCCCTGCTTACAGATAGCACCTCCAAGTCGTACATTGATGGAATACTCAGTGGTTCCATAGATTTCTTCAAGGAATTTGCTTTGTCCATGGAGAAGATGGGTCAGATCGAAGTAAAGACTGGAACTGAAGGCGAGATCAGGAAGGTCTGCAGCCTCGTCAACTACTAA